One segment of Pseudophryne corroboree isolate aPseCor3 chromosome 10, aPseCor3.hap2, whole genome shotgun sequence DNA contains the following:
- the ACTRT2 gene encoding actin-related protein T2: protein MPATMYNGQSLDKPAVIFDSGSGLCKAGISGDTTPRSLIPSVVGRCRNSLTLIGAKKKPFYIGHEAQALRGILSFKHPMEHGIVTSWPDMEKIWKHVYNCELQIEPSERPVMLTEAPLNPISQRERTAEVMFETFRVPAMHIALQPTLPLYANGRMTGLVVECGDGVTHTFPIFEGFFMAHAGKRLDVAGRDITKYFTRLLLESGTSLVSSSEKEIAKEIKEELCYVALDLCEEMNKDPKYVLNNYSLPDGNVIVVGNQRFRAPEILFSPCNIGVEAPGLHKMIFNSIQKCDRDVRGALYSNIILSGGSTLFLGMEDRICKEMKALTPGGVQVNIIAPNQRLFSVWIGASVLTSLKSFRDMWVTSADYKEFGPLAVHRSYS, encoded by the coding sequence ATGCCAGCTACAATGTATAATGGCCAGAGTTTAGACAAGCCGGCTGTGATTTTTGACAGCGGATCTGGACTATGTAAAGCTGGAATATCTGGTGACACCACCCCAAGATCATTAATCCCCTCAGTGGTTGGCCGTTGTAGGAACAGTCTCACTTTGATAGGAGCCAAGAAGAAACCGTTCTATATAGGACATGAAGCTCAGGCCTTAAGAGGGATCCTATCATTTAAGCACCCAATGGAGCATGGCATAGTGACATCTTGGCCAGACATGGAAAAAATCTGGAAGCACGTTTACAATTGTGAGCTTCAGATTGAACCCAGCGAAAGACCAGTTATGTTAACAGAAGCTCCATTAAATCCAATTTCACAACGCGAGAGGACAGCTGAAGTAATGTTCGAGACTTTCAGAGTCCCAGCCATGCACATAGCATTGCAGCCCACCTTGCCTCTCTACGCTAATGGCCGCATGACAGGCTTAGTTGTGGAGTGCGGAGATGGCGTCACCCACACCTTTCCCATTTTTGAAGGCTTTTTTATGGCACATGCTGGGAAACGCCTTGATGTTGCCGGTCGAGACATTACAAAATATTTCACAAGGCTTCTACTGGAGTCAGGAACATCCCTCGTTAGCAGCTCAGAGAAAGAGATCGCCAAAGAAATAAAGGAAGAGCTTTGCTATGTGGCTTTGGACCTATGTGAGGAAATGAACAAAGACCCCAAATATGTTTTGAATAACTATAGCCTTCCAGATGGCAATGTCATCGTCGTTGGCAATCAACGGTTTCGCGCACCGGAGATCCTATTTTCACCATGTAACATTGGTGTAGAGGCACCCggattgcacaaaatgatttttaaTAGTATTCAGAAGTGTGACCGAGATGTTCGGGGGGCTCTTTATAGCAACATTATATTGTCCGGTGGTTCCACACTCTTCTTGGGAATGGAAGATAGGATTTGCAAGGAGATGAAAGCACTGACTCCTGGCGGGGTTCAGGTAAACATAATAGCCCCAAACCAGAGGCTATTTTCTGTCTGGATCGGAGCCTCTGTCCTGACAAGCTTAAAATCTTTTAGGGATATGTGGGTCACTTCAGCTGATTACAAAGAATTTGGCCCATTGGCAGTACACAGAAGTTATAGTTAA